The Aedes aegypti strain LVP_AGWG chromosome 3, AaegL5.0 Primary Assembly, whole genome shotgun sequence genome contains a region encoding:
- the LOC5563949 gene encoding uncharacterized protein LOC5563949, with product MIKIVFSVLSGRLQPNIMNRFLLLLALGTFSIGNCLTWEPTENERELVSPINQTNVVYLDEATSTKVLSRRKRFVVLPEGSSFSVAACMTVGVYGNPNYQMFSWAMNWGIAYNLPNQTFSFQSEMMEPKPMAQRRHRRDLYQKLEVAMNDMGYSGRECVLRALCESSQYFGKKGSNMVAEMLRTLFSYPKSKVLSFEHSDHRIYDEAHRKGRNKVLCQSMYPTCGFSLLELALGKYSSPFSSFM from the exons ATGATAAAGATAGTGTTTTCAGTGTTGAGTGGTAGGTTGCAACCGAATATAATG AACCGCTTCCTACTGTTACTGGCATTGGGGACGTTCTCGATTGGAAATTGTTTGACCTGGGAACCCACCGAAAACGAAAGAGAACTTGTGAGTCCTATAAATCAAACGAATGTTGTTTACTTGGATGAAGCAACTTCCACAAAAGTTCTATCTCGGCGAAAACGATTCGTTGTACTCCCCGAGGGTTCAAGTTTTTCG GTTGCTGCCTGTATGACTGTTGGTGTGTATGGAAATCCCAATTATCAAATGTTCAGTTGGGCTATGAATTGGGGTATTGCGTACAATTTGCCCAACCAGACGTTTAGCTTCCAGAGTGAGATGATGGAGCCAAAACCGATGGCGCAGCGGAGGCATCGACGTGATTTATATCAAAAACTAGAAGTGGCTATGAACGA CATGGGATACAGTGGCCGGGAATGCGTTTTACGAGCGCTGTGCGAAAGTTCTCAATACTTTGGAAAGAAGGGATCCAACATGGTGGCGGAAATGCTAAGGACATTGTTTAGCTATCCAAAGTCTAAAGTGTTATCATTCGAACATAGTGACCATAGAATCTACGATGAGGCGCACCGGAAAGGACGGAACAAAGTTTTGTGTCAATCAATGTATCCCACCTGTGGGTTTTCGCTACTTGAGCTTGCGCTAGGGAAGTATTCCAGTCCCTTTTCTAGTTTTATGTAA
- the LOC5563976 gene encoding uncharacterized protein LOC5563976, with protein sequence MQTLHQVFALWIVFMSQCFSKESTTDVSTTDIQFNQTVSDPTDPESKSKVLSRRKRYIVFPEGASFSVAVCMTIGMYGNPNYQMFSWALNWGIAYNLPNQTISFEHEMKEPKPMAQRRHRRDLYHKLEVAMNDMGYSGRECILRALCESSQYFGKKGSNMIAEMLRTLFSFPKSKVLSFEHSDTRIYDEAHRKGRSKVLCQSLYPTCGFSLLELALGKYTSPYSFM encoded by the exons atg CAAACTTTACATCAGGTGTTTGCGCTTTGGATAGTTTTCATGAGTCAGTGCTTCTCTAAGGAATCAACGACGGACGTATCAACAACGGATATACAGTTCAATCAGACAGTATCAGATCCAACTGATCCTGAAAGTAAATCTAAAGTGCTCTCAAGGCGGAAACGATATATTGTGTTCCCGGAAGGTGCAAGTTTCTCG GTAGCTGTCTGTATGACAATTGGAATGTATGGAAATCCCAATTATCAGATGTTCAGTTGGGCACTCAATTGGGGCATTGCGTACAATTTGCCCAACCAGACGATAAGTTTCGAGCACGAAATGAAGGAACCAAAACCAATGGCCCAAAGAAGGCATCGACGTGATTTATATCACAAGCTAGAAGTGGCCATGAATGA CATGGGTTACAGTGGCCGGGAATGCATTTTGCGAGCGCTTTGCGAAAGTTCGCAATACTTTGGAAAGAAGGGATCCAACATGATAGCGGAAATGCTAAGAACATTGTTTAGCTTTCCAAAGTCCAAAGTTTTATCGTTCGAGCATAGTGATACCAGAATCTACGATGAGGCACACCGGAAAGGACGGAGCAAAGTTCTGTGCCAGTCACTGTATCCGACCTGTGGCTTTTCGTTGCTAGAGCTTGCGTTGGGGAAATATACAAGTCCGTATAGTTTTATGTGA